From Desulfuromonas sp., the proteins below share one genomic window:
- a CDS encoding S1 RNA-binding domain-containing protein, producing the protein KAFEQAAGFLRIPGGENPLDNTAVHPENYKLVGAMAADLGVPVAELAGDPALAGRIDLKRYVSGSVGLPTLRDIVAELKKPGRDPRETFRAAAFRDDVREMADLKEGMVLQGTVTNVAAFGAFVDIGVHQDGLVHISQLANRYVKDPGEVVKVGEIVRVKVLAVDIPRKRIGLSIKGAAGEK; encoded by the coding sequence AAGGCCTTCGAGCAGGCGGCCGGCTTCCTGCGCATCCCCGGCGGGGAGAACCCCCTCGACAACACCGCCGTCCACCCCGAGAACTACAAGCTGGTGGGGGCCATGGCGGCCGATCTCGGCGTTCCGGTGGCGGAGCTCGCCGGCGACCCGGCCCTGGCCGGGCGCATCGACCTGAAGCGCTACGTGAGCGGGTCCGTCGGCCTGCCGACCCTGCGGGACATCGTCGCCGAGCTGAAAAAGCCGGGCCGCGACCCCCGCGAGACGTTCCGGGCGGCGGCCTTTCGCGACGACGTGCGGGAGATGGCCGACCTGAAGGAGGGGATGGTTTTGCAGGGGACGGTTACCAACGTGGCCGCCTTCGGCGCCTTTGTCGATATCGGGGTGCATCAGGACGGTCTGGTCCACATCAGCCAGCTCGCCAACCGCTATGTCAAGGACCCCGGCGAGGTGGTCAAGGTCGGGGAGATCGTCCGGGTCAAGGTCCTGGCGGTGGACATCCCCCGCAAGCGGATCGGGCTCTCCATCAAGGGCGCCGCCGGGGAAAAATGA